The following is a genomic window from Candidatus Thermoplasmatota archaeon.
CATGCTGGCCTTTGGAGCCGGCGACAGCAGTTCGAATCTGCTCGGGGCTATTCTCCTTTTATCTTCTCTATGAGTTTGAGGATGAGAAACGGGATGAGGATCCACAGGAAGAAGGCCGTGTAGACCATCTCTGGCGGGAGGGGTTCGTCGGTGGACACCGCGTACGCTGAGATCACCGTGCCCAGCATGGCAAGCGACACCGTCGCGAAGACCGCGAAGACAAGGGTTATTATTACAATCGTCCTGTGGAACTTCAGACCCTTCACCACGATTCTTTGCGCAGGATGTCGGACAGATCCCTGCGACTCCTCATACTTGGTTGTTCGACGGGGTGGCCCACGGGAATGATTGCGACGGGTCGTATGTGTTCCGGGAGGTTCAGTATCCGCTTCACTGGGTCTTCATCGAACGCCCCGACCCACACAGCCCCCAAGCCCATGTCATGCACCGCTAGAAGTATGTTTTGGATCGCTGCACCAGTGTCGTGAAACACGTAGAGCTCTCTTCCTCTTTCTCCATAGTGAGCGATTCTCTCATAGTTGACGCAAACGACGATGCAGACTGGGGCCTCTGAGATGAACATCTGATTCAGTGCTGCGGCTGCCAGGGCCTCCTTCGTCTTGTCATCTCTGACCGCGATGAACTCACGGGGCTGGAGGTTCCCCGCTGACGGCGCCATGTTTGCGAGTTCGACCAGTTCCTCGACAACCTCCTCCGCAACCGGGTCTGCCTTGAAAGCCCTGATACTCCTCCTTTCCCTTATCGCTGTCTTGACCTCCATAGCGGGACGAATGCGTCCCATGAGAATTAACTTTCGTCCGCGTGGGCGGTCTGTTTTATACGAAGAGACCTTTTCCAACGATGTGAAGGTCGTCTGCTCGATGCGGTTCACTTACGACAGCGAGGAAGAGGCGGAAAGCGTTCTGGCCGCCGTCCAGACTGACAATGAGGATTACGTCAAGACGCACTTGGAGGGATCCTCGGTCGTTTCGGAGGTGTTGGCGGGGAGCATCCCAAGCCTCTTGCATACCCTGGACGATTACTTGTCCTGCCTGACCGTGGCAGAAGATATCATTGAGAAGAGGTTCCGGAGAGCCCCTCTCTGACCCTCGATGCGATTCCCCGCTGGAAAGCCAGCATCTCCTCTCGGTTCATCAGGGCTCTTGCCACGGCGAGGAGCGCATCCTCCTCGTCCACGACGAGAACCTCATCGCCCGGGCGCAGTCCCTCATCGCATTCCACAACGAACTTCGCGAAGACATTCCTTCCTTCTCTCACGAACTCTGCTGCATCCGCGTTCACGACGACGCGCATTTTCGGCGGGCCGAACATCTGGTGGAGGATCTCTGCACCCGCGAGCTTGAGTGTGAACAGCCCATCGTGGGCCCTCATCGAAAGGACGTGATCATCGTTCAGGAATACGTTCCTGATCTTGTCCGTTCTCTTGGACTTGACCGTTCGGACCTCTCCGTCCGTGAGAGCGTCCCCGGCCCTTAGGCCGAACTGGTAATCTGCCACCCGCCGGATCTTCTCTCTGTCCCAGTTCGTCGAGGACGGCGAGACCGTGGACGCGGGTATCAGGTCTATCGAGTCCTCGTCCTCCACCGCGTATGATGGCGGGGCGTCGTGGAAGAGCAGGAACCGCTGCATCCACTCCTCCATCATATCCCTTGACTCTTCCTGGATGACCGCGGGGACAACCGCTTGAGCGACGGGGTAGACCTCGTCGAGCTCGATCGGGACAGGTCCGAGAACCGAGTTCACGATGACGGCTACCCTCGTCCTTTCGGCGATTCTGTCAATCAGGCTCGAGAAGTGTCGAAAGAAGGGCCTTGGAGCTTCTGGTAGGCTGACGACGGCGTCGCATTCTGGGAACGAGTAGTTCGTCATGACGCGGTCCCGCAGGCGCTCTGCGGCGGGTCTGAGGAGGGACGATCTTCCTGTGAGGAAGAACCCGCCCTCCTTCGAGGTGTTCTCATACCGCTCGAGGAAGCTGCCGTGTGAGTAGAGCCTTCGGACCGCATCGGACAGATACGGATGGGCCCTTGATCTCTTCTCGACGAGCTCCAGCAGGCTCCCCTCAGAGATTGCCTGCTTGACGGTGAGGATCTCCGCTTGGCAGATGTGAAGATTGTGCTCGGCGACTCTGGACGGGCTCTGCTTCAGATCCTCCAGGTCGATGCTCGAACACACTGGACAACAGCACATGTTGTAGGCGAGGTCATCAACCCTTCGCGTTCCGTCTGGGAAAAGCATCCTTCCTTTCGCCGCGAACTTGGCGTAGGAGGACGAATCGAAAAGATCGCAGCCCATCGCGACCGCCAAGGAGAACATCATTGGGTGGCCAGCTCCGAAGAGGTGTACTGGTATCGACGGGTCGAGCCTCATCTTGCTGTGTATCACTACATCGACGAGGTCGCTGTACCTGTAGCTCTCCATGAGAGGAACGACCCCGCCAATCGCGTGTATGGCGAAGCCCATTGAGCTGATCTCCCCCGCACACGTTTCCCGCAGGTCCGGGTACGTCGAGCCCTGAACCGGGCCGACGAGGGGGGCGTCCGGATGCGCTTCCTTCGCTTCCCTGGCCCTCTCCAGCGTCATCTCGACCCCCGCCTGTGCGTCTGGCCTGGGCTCGTCAGGTTCGGAGAAGACGTCGAGGATGGTCGAGAAGTCCGAACCGATGCTCTGCTGGAACTGGACTATCTCGAGGTTGTCCACATCCACTTCTCCGTACACATGCGACTGGAATGTGCCGGAATCTGTCATGATGGGGCCATCGAAGTCCAGGAGAGAATGGAGACCTTCTTCCTCAGCCCTGGACCGGAGGTCAGGGCTGCCGCGAATGATGTATGCGTTCGTGATGATCAGCGACACTCCGAATCTGTCCTTCATCTCTCGCGGGGGGATGGTCATCCGGTTCGGATTCACGACGGGTGCTAGGGCCGGGGTCTCTATCTCACCATGAGCCGTCTCTAACAGACAGATTCTTCCGAGCCCGTCCCGCTTCCTAATCTCCAGCATCTAAGTCGGGAATGCTGCTGTTCGTTTTAGACTTTCCTCAGAGCTCGTACGTTCTGCACAACTTCGGAGGGATGACGCCGCTTGCGGCTTCCTTGAACATCCCCGGATGTTCCGTGTGCACGGGGAAGACCTTCTTCGCATCGATCGTCTTCAGGATGTCGAAGATCTCCTCCTTGCTGCAGTGACCGCTGGCATGGTACTGATGGAAGTGGAACTTGAAGCGGTTAAGCCAGTTGTGCTTCACTTCGTCCTCAACGTCATCCTCCTCGAAGGGTTCGCTCATGGAGTGAATGAAGTGGCCGCCGGGACTCGGGTCGATGTCCACGAGCTCTGTGAAGTAGTGGAAGTCGAGCTGAAGGATGAGCTCCTTCTGGTTCTTGTGAACGAACTCTGCATCAACAACATGATCCATGAGTTCCTCTTCCCAGCTGGGTCTTTTCAGCAGGTGGCGGGCGTAGATCAGGATGTTCTCGTCCTTGAAGACGTCCGGAACCTTGATGCCAGGGTCCTCGGAGAGGCTCATCAGGAGTCTAGCGGTTCTTGTCGAGATGACGAACTTCCTTCCGGTCTCTTGCGCGACCCTGTGGAACGTCTTCATCCTGTCCACGTCTCGAGGGTAGAACGTGGTCGCAACAAGCTTCCCTTGGGCTTTTTCCACAACGCTCTTGGCGTTGGTGAGGACCTCGCTCTCCGTGTAGTTCTTCCTCGTCTCCGTGGGTTCCACCCTCGTGCCTTCGCAGATCAAGAAATCCGCTTCTTGAGCCTCTTCGAGGAAGTCGTCGGTCATCTTCGCGTGTGTACCGTGCCTTCTGAGGTCTCCAGTGTAGGCGAGCGTTCCCGCATCGGTGTGGATGACATGCCCATATGCCGCCGGGACCGAATGGTCGACGTGAATGGGCCGGACCTCAATCCCATCGATGTCTATCGCATCCCCCGTCCGGAAGGTCCTGA
Proteins encoded in this region:
- a CDS encoding nitroreductase family protein, with translation MEVKTAIRERRSIRAFKADPVAEEVVEELVELANMAPSAGNLQPREFIAVRDDKTKEALAAAALNQMFISEAPVCIVVCVNYERIAHYGERGRELYVFHDTGAAIQNILLAVHDMGLGAVWVGAFDEDPVKRILNLPEHIRPVAIIPVGHPVEQPSMRSRRDLSDILRKESW
- a CDS encoding MBL fold metallo-hydrolase, with the translated sequence MKTRLTFYGGVSEIGGNKILLEQGGTRIFLDMGKSFDFGEKYFVQYLSPRISRVGLKDHFALGLLPEIPGLYSEEMLEQTDLKYEAPRFHGVFLSHIHFDHSSHVHLIDPQIPVYLGEGTKVILDSWEETSRGSLFGERDFRTFRTGDAIDIDGIEVRPIHVDHSVPAAYGHVIHTDAGTLAYTGDLRRHGTHAKMTDDFLEEAQEADFLICEGTRVEPTETRKNYTESEVLTNAKSVVEKAQGKLVATTFYPRDVDRMKTFHRVAQETGRKFVISTRTARLLMSLSEDPGIKVPDVFKDENILIYARHLLKRPSWEEELMDHVVDAEFVHKNQKELILQLDFHYFTELVDIDPSPGGHFIHSMSEPFEEDDVEDEVKHNWLNRFKFHFHQYHASGHCSKEEIFDILKTIDAKKVFPVHTEHPGMFKEAASGVIPPKLCRTYEL
- the tgtA gene encoding tRNA guanosine(15) transglycosylase TgtA, with the translated sequence MLEIRKRDGLGRICLLETAHGEIETPALAPVVNPNRMTIPPREMKDRFGVSLIITNAYIIRGSPDLRSRAEEEGLHSLLDFDGPIMTDSGTFQSHVYGEVDVDNLEIVQFQQSIGSDFSTILDVFSEPDEPRPDAQAGVEMTLERAREAKEAHPDAPLVGPVQGSTYPDLRETCAGEISSMGFAIHAIGGVVPLMESYRYSDLVDVVIHSKMRLDPSIPVHLFGAGHPMMFSLAVAMGCDLFDSSSYAKFAAKGRMLFPDGTRRVDDLAYNMCCCPVCSSIDLEDLKQSPSRVAEHNLHICQAEILTVKQAISEGSLLELVEKRSRAHPYLSDAVRRLYSHGSFLERYENTSKEGGFFLTGRSSLLRPAAERLRDRVMTNYSFPECDAVVSLPEAPRPFFRHFSSLIDRIAERTRVAVIVNSVLGPVPIELDEVYPVAQAVVPAVIQEESRDMMEEWMQRFLLFHDAPPSYAVEDEDSIDLIPASTVSPSSTNWDREKIRRVADYQFGLRAGDALTDGEVRTVKSKRTDKIRNVFLNDDHVLSMRAHDGLFTLKLAGAEILHQMFGPPKMRVVVNADAAEFVREGRNVFAKFVVECDEGLRPGDEVLVVDEEDALLAVARALMNREEMLAFQRGIASRVREGLSGTSSQ